The Jiangella sp. DSM 45060 genome contains the following window.
CCCGCTCGGCCCGGCTCAGCCAGCGCTCCCAGCGCTGCTCCATCGGCCGCAGCATCCCACCGCCGACACCGACGATGATCACGCCGGCGACCGTGGCGAGCACCGCGATCAGCACCGGAGTCGTCACGGTCGTGGCGACGCCGATCTGGTTCAGTGCCGCGATCACCCCGAGGGCGATGACGAAGACCTGCACGATCCGGGCGACCATGCGGCCATAGCTCAGCGCGCTCAGCGAACTGCCGACGAGGTCGGCGAGCGCGCTGGCGATCGCCGTCGCCACCACGACGATGACGACCGCGACGATCGCCTGCGGCAGCCAGGCCACGATGTCGGACAGCAGGTCGCTCACCGGATTGGGACCGAAGACGCCGAACGCCATCTGCAACGCGAGCAGCAGCACCGCGTAGTAGACCAACGTCGCGATCAGGCCGCTGGCATCGTACTTCGACTGCTCCAGCGCCCGCCGGACCCCGCCCCGCTCGACGGCGCGGTCGAAGCCGACCCGCTCGAGCACGACGTCGACCAGCTTGCGCAGCGCCTTCGCCACGAGCCAGCCGATGAAGAGGATCACCAGGAACGCGGCGAACTTGGGCAGGAACGTGATCACGGCGTTGAGAGCGTCGTCCCACGATTGCGTGATGTCCATCCGGCTCACATCCTTCCGGGCTGGGTCGGCGAACCGTCCATCGGCCGCCGGTCGCATGCCCTACCGGCACCCGGGACGCGTACCCCACCGGCCCCGATCCCACGCATACCGCTGCGAATCGGGCTCGCAAGGGCCAATATGCAACCAAGGGTTGCACAACGAGAGCGGCCGCCCTACAGTCATACGCAACCAATAGTTGCGAGAAGACGGGACAGCGCGATGGAGTACGGCAGCATCGAGCGGGAGCTCCACATCGAGGCCGCTCCCGAGATCGTCTACGAGGTCCTCAGCACACCCGAGCACCTGCGCGAATGGTGGCCCGACGACGCCGAGCTGGGCGCCGCGGTCCCCGGCGCCACGGGCTCCATCACCTTCGGCGACCCGGCCGGGCCCGACGCGAAGGTCGAGGCGATCACCGTCGTCGAGGCCGACCCGCCGCGGCGGTTCGCGTTCCGCTGGGTCTACGACGACGGCGCCGAGGCGACGGCGGGCAACTCGCTGCTGGTGACGTTCGACCTCGAGCCGTCCGGCACCGGAACGCGAGTGCGGTTCCGCGAGACCGGCTTCCGCGAACGCGGCTGGGAGGCGGCCGTGCTCGAGGAGATGTACCGCGGCAACGTCGCCGGCTGGGACCACTTCCTGCCGCGCCTCGTCGCGTACGTCGACCGGCTGGTCTCGGCGCCATGACCGCCCCGATCGACGACGAGCTCTGGTCGGCGGTCGGCGATCCGACCCGGCGGCGCATCCTCGACCTCCTGCTCGTCGGCGGCGGAGGCACGGCGACGACGCTGAGCGAACGGCTGCCGGTGTCGCGGCAGGCGGTCGCCAAGCACCTCGGCGTCCTCGACCGCGTCGGGCTCGTGCACGGCACGCCGTCGGGGCGGGAGCGCCGCTACGACGTCGACGAGGCCCAGCTGGCCCGCGCGGTCGCCCAACTGACCTCCGTCGGCGCCACATGGGACGCCCGGCTGGGCCGCATCAAGCGCCTTTCCGAGGAGATCCAGCGCCGACGTCAGGGCTGACCCCTGCGCTACGGCCCCCATCCGCCGTCACGACCGTGGCGGCGCCACCGAAGCGCGCCCGAAAACCGGGCGCCACCCCAGGAAGAGGACACACCATGGCCGAGATCCTGCACCGCATCGGGGCGACCGCCTCGCCCGACACCGTCTACGCGGCCCTGACCACGATCGACGGGCTGGCCGGCTGGTGGACCGCCAAGACCACCGACGCCGGCGACGACGTCATCAGGTTCCGCTTCGACGTGCCGCACGGCGAGGACGGCTTCGACATGAAGGTCCTGGAGACCGTCCCCGCCGAGCTGGTGCGCTGGGAGGTCGTCGACGGCCCGGCGGAGTGGGTCGGAACCCAGATCCGCTTCGACCTCAAGCAGGAGGACGACTTCACCATCGTGCTGTTCCGGCACGAGGGCTGGCGGGAGCCGGTCGAGTTCATGTACCACTGCAGCACGAAGTGGGCCACGTTCCTCATGAGCCTCAAGGAGTTCACCGAGACCGGCTCCGGCCGGCCCGCCCCCGACGACGTCCAGATCAGCAACTGGCACTAGGACCGGTTGCGGCGGTAGATCGTGACGAGGACGCCGTCGCCGTAGGTCGTGGCCTCGGACAGCTTCCACACGAGCTTGTCCGGGGTCGCGGCCCACAGCTTGCGGCCGTGGCCCAGGACGACGGGGAACGTCATGAGGTGGATCTCGTCGACGAGGTCGTGCGTGAGCAGCCCCTGGGCCAGCCGGATGCTGCCGGCCACCGAGATCTCGCCGTCGACCTCCCGCTTGAGCCGCGTCACCTCCTCGACGAGGTCACCGGAGAGCACGGTGGTGTTGGTCCACGTCGGGTCGGTGAGCGTGCTCGAGACGACGTACTTGGGCATGCTGTTGTACTTGTCGGCCAGCTCGCCCTCGTACTGCGGCCAGGCTGTGGAGAACCCGTCGTAGGTGGCGCGTCCCAGCAGCAGCGCGGTGGCGCCGAGCGCCTCGGTCTCCTTGAACCGCTCGCCGTCGGCGCCGCGGTCGAACTCGAAGCTCCAGTCCTGGTACTTGAAGTCCTCGCCGCCGGGCGCCTCGACGACACCGTCGAGCGAGATGAACTCGGTGAGCACGATCGTTCCCATGTCAGGCCTCCTTGACGAACGCGCGGAGCTCGGCGGCGAGCACCTTGGGCGTGGTGCTGTGCTCCGCACCCGGGACGACCCGGTGGGTCGCGGTGGGCAGGTGCTCGGCGATCGCCTGCGCCGCCGTGGCGAGGAACGGCCAGGTGTCCTTGCCGTTCATGACGAGGACCGGCACGTCGACGCGGTCCCACAGGCCGGCCCGCAGCGGCTTGCCGGACATCGCGTCGCCGACGTTGCGGCCGTCGTAGGCGATGGTGGGCGCGACCGCCTCGAGCACGGGCCACTCCGCGGGGTCCTGACGCAGCTCGGCGACCATCTCGTCCGGCAGGAGGACCGCCGCGGTCAGGAACAGGGCGACGGCGTCGCCGGGCCGGCCCGCGGCGACGGCGGCCTCGACCTGCTCGACGTAGTCGGCCGGCAGCGGCGGACGGGTGTCGTCGACGACGGCGTTCGGCTCGAACAGCGCGATGCGGGCGATCGGGACGCCGGCCTGCGCCGCGTTGAGGGCGAGGTTCCCGCCGGAGGACCAGCCGAACACCGTCGCCGGTCCCCCGCCGCCGGCCTGGTCGATGATCGCGGCGAGGTCGTCGAACTCGCGCTCGACGGCGTAGGGCAGGGTGTCGCCGCTCTCGCCGCGGCCGCGGCGGTCGTAGTTGATCACGAGGAACTCGTCGGCGAGCAGTTCCGCCGTCAGCGCGTTCTCGGGTGTGGTGGCGCGATAGGCGGTCACGCCGTCGATGATGACGATCGGGTGGCCGGCGCCCCACGCCGTGTAGGCGATGCGGGTGCCGTCGGCCGAGGTGATCGTGCCGTGGTGCATGGTCGTCGGGCCCTTCGTCCGGTGCTGCGGTGTCCGTCACCGCCACGACCGACGCTAGGGACCGTCCGCGTCGTCGGGCTTGTACAGGAGCGACAGGACGTCGTCGTCGGTGTCGCCCTGCCGCAGCTGGGTCGCGGTGCGGCCGATGAACCGCTGCAGCGAACGCGCCAGGTGCGGCTGGTCGTAGTAGCCGCACCGGTGCACGACGTCGAGCGGCTCCGCACCCTCGCCGAGCAGCACCGCGGCCTGGCGGGCGCGTTCGATCTGCCGGATCGCGCCCTGGGTGAGGCCGGTGGCGGCGGCCACCCGCCGCTGCACCGACCTGACGCCCACCCGGGCGATGCCGCCCCACACGACCTCGTCGACCATCGGATCGCGGACGATCACGCCGTCGCGCACCAGCCGCTGGACCAGCAGCTCGGCGTCGTCCGCGCCGGGGATCTCCCACTCGTCGCCGCCCAGCGCGAACGTCCGGGCGGTGACCCGCGACATCTCCAGCTCGCCGTCGACGAGCTCGGCGATCGGCAGCCTCGGCATCGACGTGCCGTGCGCGAACGCGATGCCGAATGCCTCCGAGTCGCCGGTGAACTCCGCGGTGGACGCGGACGTCTCCGGTCCGCGGACGCCGGCGTGCACGACACCGCCGTCGGTCCAGAACACCAGCTCCCAGGTCGACGACGCGACCGAGGTCATCCGCCCGGCGCCGGACGTGCGACCCCACCAGACCCGCGCCACGTAGGGCGAGTCCGACGCGCGATGACCGCTCTCGATCGGCATGCCGCGGGCCCCCGTCAGAGCCGGTGGGCCGGGGTGACCGTCTGGGTGTGGACGACGACGTCGAACCACTCGTCCAGGGTGCCGCCGTACGCGATCGACGCGACGCCGTACTCGGGCCGGCCACGCGTCACGATCGGGGCGTCGAGCCAGTCGCGCACCGCGGGCGGGCCGGCCCGGTCGATCCGCAGCACGAACCGCTCCGCGTCGACGTCGCCGAGCGGCTGCTCGAACCAGCCGTCGAGCGCCGGCGGCAGCTCGACGGTGGCGCCGTCGCCGGTCCGGTGGGTGCCGTGGTCGAAGGTGAACCCGATCGGCACGTAGCCGCGGCCGTACCAGTCCTCGAGGTACGAGCCCGCGCTGGCGAAGACGGTGTCGGGCTCGCCCGGCTCGGTGAGCGTCAGCCGCGGCGCGTCGGCGACGTGCGCCGAGGCCGCCCAGTAGACCGTGCGGGCGTCGGTGTGCCGCTGCCACCAGCGCACGTTCTCGGCCGCCCGGGCGTCGCGGTACGTCGGGATGTCACCCCACGGCAGGCTGAACGCCTCGTACCAGAAGCGGATCTGCCGCGCGTGGTGCGCGACGACCTCGTGCCCGGGCCCGGGGTCGATGGACGCGACGATGCGCTCGACCTCGTACGCGGCCTGGACGTACGGCGCCTTGTCCGGTTCTGCCATGTAGTCGCCCAGGTGCGCGCCGATGTCGTCGTTCTCGGGCTCCACCCACTCGTACTGCGACTCCAGGTCGGCCATCCGGTCCGGAGCGTTCGCCGCGACGTAGGCCGCGACGGCGTCGTAGGCGGCCAGCCCGGTCGCGAAGTACTCCGCCCCGGCGACCTCGACGTCGCCGGCATGCGTGTCGTTGTACCGGCGCAGCCACTGGAACAGGTCGCGGAGCTCGGTGGTCTGCCAGATGTCCTCGAGCGTGCCCAGCACGGCCTCGAGGTCGTCGCGGCGGCCGAGCACGTAGTCGTTCAGGGGTAGCGCGGCCGTCCAGTCCATCTCGAACGCGACCGCACGGACGCCTCCGTACGTGACGAGGTGCCGCAGGTAGCGCGCCTTCAGCTCGGTGACCTCGCCGATCAGGTGTCCAGGCTCGCCGAGCCCGATCAGCCGCGCGCCGGCGGTGGCCGCGGCGACCGTCAGGAGGTCGCGTCCGGGCCGGGCCGGATCGTCGGGGACGGGGACGGCGTGCCGCTCGGCCCACCGGGTGACCGGCGCGACGGGCTCCGCCGCCGGTGCGGGCACGGCCGTCCCCACCAGGGCGAGCGCGGCCGCTCCGGCGGCGAGGCCGAGCATGGTGCTACGGGTTCTCACGGGTACCTCCTGAGCGGGTGTGTGGAACCCCACGCTCGCGTGCGCGATGCTCGCACACATCCGTCAGGATGCGGCACCTCGGCTACGTCAGATGACGTACGGCGCGATGCCCTCGGGCGTCACGAGGCAGAACGGGTGGCCGACGGGGTCGGCGAACACCCGGTACCCGATCGGCTTGTCCGACGTCTCGAGCACCGAGCCACCGAGCTCGAGCACCCGCCGCTCGCCGACGTCGAGATCGGTGACGGTGAGGTCGAGATGCAGCTGCTGAGGCGGATCGCCGCGGTGCCAGTCGGGCGCGATGAAATGCCGGGTGCGCTGCAGCGACAACGTCAGCGGGCCGGCCTCGAGCTCGACCCAGTCAGGGGCGTCGCGCGTGCGTCGCGCACCGAGCAGCGCCTCGTAGAACGGCGCCAGCTCCCGCGGGTCGGGGCAATCGACGACGACGCCGATGATGGCTGCGATCATCCGCCCACCCTAGGCGCGGACCCGTCAGAGCTGGAGCGCGCGCGGCGGCGAGGCCAGCAGCTCCGCGTCCTCCCAGTCCATGCCGGGCACGTCGACGTACAGCTCGATCTCGTTGCCGTCGGGGTCGGCGATGTAGAGGCTGTGCGTCACCACGTGGTCGGTGGCGCCGAGCACCGTCGCGCCGGCCTCCTGCAGCGTACGCAGCGCCGCCCGCAGCTCGTCGTCGGA
Protein-coding sequences here:
- a CDS encoding SRPBCC family protein, which codes for MEYGSIERELHIEAAPEIVYEVLSTPEHLREWWPDDAELGAAVPGATGSITFGDPAGPDAKVEAITVVEADPPRRFAFRWVYDDGAEATAGNSLLVTFDLEPSGTGTRVRFRETGFRERGWEAAVLEEMYRGNVAGWDHFLPRLVAYVDRLVSAP
- a CDS encoding metalloregulator ArsR/SmtB family transcription factor; the protein is MTAPIDDELWSAVGDPTRRRILDLLLVGGGGTATTLSERLPVSRQAVAKHLGVLDRVGLVHGTPSGRERRYDVDEAQLARAVAQLTSVGATWDARLGRIKRLSEEIQRRRQG
- a CDS encoding SRPBCC domain-containing protein; this translates as MAEILHRIGATASPDTVYAALTTIDGLAGWWTAKTTDAGDDVIRFRFDVPHGEDGFDMKVLETVPAELVRWEVVDGPAEWVGTQIRFDLKQEDDFTIVLFRHEGWREPVEFMYHCSTKWATFLMSLKEFTETGSGRPAPDDVQISNWH
- a CDS encoding dihydrofolate reductase family protein codes for the protein MGTIVLTEFISLDGVVEAPGGEDFKYQDWSFEFDRGADGERFKETEALGATALLLGRATYDGFSTAWPQYEGELADKYNSMPKYVVSSTLTDPTWTNTTVLSGDLVEEVTRLKREVDGEISVAGSIRLAQGLLTHDLVDEIHLMTFPVVLGHGRKLWAATPDKLVWKLSEATTYGDGVLVTIYRRNRS
- a CDS encoding alpha/beta fold hydrolase, whose product is MHHGTITSADGTRIAYTAWGAGHPIVIIDGVTAYRATTPENALTAELLADEFLVINYDRRGRGESGDTLPYAVEREFDDLAAIIDQAGGGGPATVFGWSSGGNLALNAAQAGVPIARIALFEPNAVVDDTRPPLPADYVEQVEAAVAAGRPGDAVALFLTAAVLLPDEMVAELRQDPAEWPVLEAVAPTIAYDGRNVGDAMSGKPLRAGLWDRVDVPVLVMNGKDTWPFLATAAQAIAEHLPTATHRVVPGAEHSTTPKVLAAELRAFVKEA
- a CDS encoding helix-turn-helix domain-containing protein; translated protein: MPIESGHRASDSPYVARVWWGRTSGAGRMTSVASSTWELVFWTDGGVVHAGVRGPETSASTAEFTGDSEAFGIAFAHGTSMPRLPIAELVDGELEMSRVTARTFALGGDEWEIPGADDAELLVQRLVRDGVIVRDPMVDEVVWGGIARVGVRSVQRRVAAATGLTQGAIRQIERARQAAVLLGEGAEPLDVVHRCGYYDQPHLARSLQRFIGRTATQLRQGDTDDDVLSLLYKPDDADGP
- a CDS encoding erythromycin esterase family protein, translated to MRTRSTMLGLAAGAAALALVGTAVPAPAAEPVAPVTRWAERHAVPVPDDPARPGRDLLTVAAATAGARLIGLGEPGHLIGEVTELKARYLRHLVTYGGVRAVAFEMDWTAALPLNDYVLGRRDDLEAVLGTLEDIWQTTELRDLFQWLRRYNDTHAGDVEVAGAEYFATGLAAYDAVAAYVAANAPDRMADLESQYEWVEPENDDIGAHLGDYMAEPDKAPYVQAAYEVERIVASIDPGPGHEVVAHHARQIRFWYEAFSLPWGDIPTYRDARAAENVRWWQRHTDARTVYWAASAHVADAPRLTLTEPGEPDTVFASAGSYLEDWYGRGYVPIGFTFDHGTHRTGDGATVELPPALDGWFEQPLGDVDAERFVLRIDRAGPPAVRDWLDAPIVTRGRPEYGVASIAYGGTLDEWFDVVVHTQTVTPAHRL
- a CDS encoding VOC family protein; the encoded protein is MIAAIIGVVVDCPDPRELAPFYEALLGARRTRDAPDWVELEAGPLTLSLQRTRHFIAPDWHRGDPPQQLHLDLTVTDLDVGERRVLELGGSVLETSDKPIGYRVFADPVGHPFCLVTPEGIAPYVI